Proteins found in one Crassostrea angulata isolate pt1a10 chromosome 3, ASM2561291v2, whole genome shotgun sequence genomic segment:
- the LOC128175786 gene encoding uncharacterized protein LOC128175786, protein MDKLLKEESLLRFVDVERGQNRVPVVFVLDTSRSMRGEGFAQMKKAFVSIIQEYLNQPKVDHFVAVVSFGRDVKVLQHYSNDYKAILHILDDILCEGPSQLGKALQLALSVFVSGMVGCLIGPFSISANLVIISSGNVSSNDRARHSEDCRYEKTNIVSFVEQNCEKNPLICVPVGSSPDMCFLGSIAYASKIGKLLNVDEVAQYGKYSTNMVIASEIIGSVPTTNYTINDVRTAVQTRSGSQITTEKDIVNMLNFQNNTSYRIGLVIFLYINGLNMALDLFTVTGLNISVEWDTTMIFPYHFDTNHHQSDVVVCDEPRILQREKIAVGCLVERGPDWKWLDQDGGKNNFGSVYRVNKNNTSCN, encoded by the exons GGTTTGTTGACGTGGAACGAGGACAGAATAGAGTTCCTGTTGTCTTTGTACTCGACACTTCGAGAAGCATGAGAGGAGAAGGTTTTGCTCAAATGAAAAAGGCGTTTGTATCAATAATTCAag AGTACTTAAACCAGCCAAAAGTGGATCATTTTGTTGCTGTCGTTAGTTTTGGAAGAGATGTAAAGGTTctacaacattattctaatgACTACAAAGCAATTTTGCACATTCTAG ATGACATTCTATGCGAGGGACCTTCACAGTTAGGAAAAGCGCTGCAATTAGCTCTATCCGTTTTTGTATCag GAATGGTTGGATGTCTGATTGGACCTTTCTCCATCAGTGCAAATTTAGTTATAATATCTAGTGGGAATGTATCCAGTAATGACAGAGCAAGGCACAGCGAAGATTGCAGATACGAA aaaacgAATATTGTTAGTTTTGTTGAACAAAACTGCGAAAAGAACCCTCTTATTTGTGTTCCAGTTGGTAGTAGCCCAGACATG TGTTTCTTAGGATCAATAGCATATGCATCAAAAATTGGAAAGCTTTTGAATGTTGATGAGGTGGCACAATACGGAAAATACTCAACTAATATG gtTATTGCTTCAGAAATAATTGGCAGTGTTCCAACAACAAATTATACGATCAATGACGTTAGAACTGCTGTGCAGACTAGAAGTGGATCTCAAATTACAACAGAGAAAGATATTGTAaacatgttaaattttcaaaacaataccTCCtataggataggat TAgtcattttcttatatataaacGGCTTGAATATGGCTTTAGATTTGTTTACTGTTACAGGTCTAAACATATCTGTGGAATGGGATACAACCATGATATTTCCATATCACTTTGATACAAATCATCATCAATCAGATGTTGTAGTTTGTGACGAACCCAGAATACTACAGAGAGAGAAAATTGCTGTTGGCTGTCTTGTTGAAAGAG GTCCTGATTGGAAGTGGCTTGATCAAGATGGAGGAAAGAATAATTTTGGTTCGGTGTACAGAGTGAACAAAAACAACACTTCATGTAATTAA